Proteins encoded together in one Triticum dicoccoides isolate Atlit2015 ecotype Zavitan chromosome 7B, WEW_v2.0, whole genome shotgun sequence window:
- the LOC119337966 gene encoding uncharacterized protein LOC119337966 isoform X1: MAATLSSVSASSKHCSVVRAKHSSLPSILSTSSAKKTAFRGVSLVDSRWLRRGGARRRLVQVNAKTAGAAKNIEVEVDKPLGLTLGQKSGGGVVITGVESGGNAARAGLKSGDQVLYTSSFFGDELWPADKLGFTKTAIQAKPDSVYFVVSRGGGDIDVKRLPKRPAPPRFGRKLSDSQKARATHICLDCGYIYFLPKAFEEQPDEYGCPQCNAPKKRFARYDVESGKPIGGALPPLTVIVSLVIGIAGIGALLVYGLQ, from the exons ATGGCGGCCACGCTCTCCTCCGTGTCTGCCTCTTCCAAGCACTGCTCCGTCGTCAGGGCTAAGCACTCGTCACTTCCTTCCATCCTCTCAACATCATCAGCC AAGAAAACTGCCTTCCGTGGGGTTTCCTTGGTGGATAGCAGGTGGTTgcgcaggggcggcgcgcggcgaaGGCTGGTGCAGGTGAATGCCAAGACCGCCGGCGCGGCCAAGAACATTGAGGTGGAGGTCGACAAGCCGCTCGGCCTCACCCTTGGCCAGAAGTCCGGCGGCGGCGTCGTCATCACC GGTGTGGAGTCAGGAGGGAATGCAGCAAGAGCAGGGCTCAAGTCGGGTGACCAAGTGCTCTATACAAGCAGCTTCTTCGGTGATGAATTGTGGCCGGCAGACAAGCTGGGATTCACCAAGACAGCCATCCAAGCAAAGCCAGACTCTGTATACTTTGTGGTAAGCAG GGGTGGTGGTGATATTGATGTGAAGCGCCTGCCCAAGAGGCCGGCGCCCCCTCGGTTTGGCCGGAAGTTATCTGATTCACAGAAG GCTAGAGCAACACACATCTGCCTTGATTGTGGATACATATACTTTCTACCCAAGGCTTTTGAAGAACAG CCTGATGAGTATGGCTGTCCCCAGTGCAATGCGCCAAAGAAGCGATTCGCGAGATACGACGTAGAGTCTGGGAAGCCCATTGGCGGTGCACTGCCACCTCTTACGGTGATAGTCAGTTTGGTTATCGGCATCGCTGGCATAGGGGCTTTACTTGTATATGGCCTTCAATAG
- the LOC119337966 gene encoding uncharacterized protein LOC119337966 isoform X2, with product MAATLSSVSASSKHCSVVRAKHSSLPSILSTSSAKTAFRGVSLVDSRWLRRGGARRRLVQVNAKTAGAAKNIEVEVDKPLGLTLGQKSGGGVVITGVESGGNAARAGLKSGDQVLYTSSFFGDELWPADKLGFTKTAIQAKPDSVYFVVSRGGGDIDVKRLPKRPAPPRFGRKLSDSQKARATHICLDCGYIYFLPKAFEEQPDEYGCPQCNAPKKRFARYDVESGKPIGGALPPLTVIVSLVIGIAGIGALLVYGLQ from the exons ATGGCGGCCACGCTCTCCTCCGTGTCTGCCTCTTCCAAGCACTGCTCCGTCGTCAGGGCTAAGCACTCGTCACTTCCTTCCATCCTCTCAACATCATCAGCC AAAACTGCCTTCCGTGGGGTTTCCTTGGTGGATAGCAGGTGGTTgcgcaggggcggcgcgcggcgaaGGCTGGTGCAGGTGAATGCCAAGACCGCCGGCGCGGCCAAGAACATTGAGGTGGAGGTCGACAAGCCGCTCGGCCTCACCCTTGGCCAGAAGTCCGGCGGCGGCGTCGTCATCACC GGTGTGGAGTCAGGAGGGAATGCAGCAAGAGCAGGGCTCAAGTCGGGTGACCAAGTGCTCTATACAAGCAGCTTCTTCGGTGATGAATTGTGGCCGGCAGACAAGCTGGGATTCACCAAGACAGCCATCCAAGCAAAGCCAGACTCTGTATACTTTGTGGTAAGCAG GGGTGGTGGTGATATTGATGTGAAGCGCCTGCCCAAGAGGCCGGCGCCCCCTCGGTTTGGCCGGAAGTTATCTGATTCACAGAAG GCTAGAGCAACACACATCTGCCTTGATTGTGGATACATATACTTTCTACCCAAGGCTTTTGAAGAACAG CCTGATGAGTATGGCTGTCCCCAGTGCAATGCGCCAAAGAAGCGATTCGCGAGATACGACGTAGAGTCTGGGAAGCCCATTGGCGGTGCACTGCCACCTCTTACGGTGATAGTCAGTTTGGTTATCGGCATCGCTGGCATAGGGGCTTTACTTGTATATGGCCTTCAATAG